GCGAAAATTGTGTTTAAGTGTCACTAGCTATTGAGAAAGAGAAAAAACAACTTGATGAACTTCTTTTCAATAAACCAATTTGATAGATGGGTTTCTTCATGAATTGTTTTGTAATTTGTAATCATAACCTGTGAAAGTCCTCGTTATTTTTTGCAGATAAACTTAAAGGGTCTTGATGGAATACAAGGGCCCTTTTATGTGGGCACTGGATGTTTCTTTAACAGGAAAGCTTTGTATGGTTATGACCCACCTTTAGAACCCAAATGTTGCAGATTTAGCTGGGGTAGACCAGGAAAGAAAGACTTTGCTGATGGCTGTGTTTATGCCCCTACCATACATCTGGAATCAAACGACTTAGGTATATATAACATGGAACCAAGCAGTCGTGAAATGGAAAATCCTTCTCCTTTGCTGAGCTTGAAGAAGTATTTTGGTCAGTCACCAACTCTTATTGCTTCGATAATTGTCAAGGATGATAGATTCTCAACATCTGCAACACGTGAAGATCTCCTAAAAGAAGCAATTCATGTAATAAGCTGTGATTATGAAGAGAATACAGCTTGGGGAAGAGAGGTAATTGCTTGTTGTACCATAATTGATCCCCATAATCTGCTATGAATTCTTACCTTTTGTATGTTCTGTTATTCTGGGTGTATGTTATGAATCTGTATGTCTATAAATTTCTgataatttgaagaaaagaaaaaagaaaaaagaaaaaagaaaaacctaTTTATCAATGCATATGTTCGGCTAGATAGTGGCCGATGGGAAGCAAGGGATCTTTAAAGAATGAAGTTTGAATATGCATTAGTTAATTTTTCTCTGTGCTAAATTATCCTTGTTGTGCTCAGATTGGTTGGATGTATGGCTCTTTAGCTTCAGATATCCTAACGGGCCTTAAGATGCATGCCCGAGGATGGAGGTCAATATATTGCATGCCATTCCTTCCTGCTTTTAAGGCAATCATGCCAATCAGCCTCTCTGACCGTTTAAATCAGTTACTTCAGTGGGCCATTGGCTCAGTTGAGATCCTTCTAAGCCGGCATTGCCCGGTATGGTATGCATACGGTGGCAAGCTTAGGTTATTTGAAAGAATAGCTTACATCAACGCTACCATTTACCCCATCACATCCATTCCTCTTGTTATATACTGCACTCTACCAGCTGTCTGCCTTATCACCGGAAAATTTATTGTTCCACAGGTATGTTGCATGAATCGAGGAAAAAAAAGCTTCAACTgctcaataattttttctttatgaaccaagaaaaaatcaaaaaggaaATTTTGGGAAGTGTTTGTTTTGAATGTCACGCATGTTATAAATCCTGTGACAACGATTATTATTATACTTCAAAATTGCAGATTGGTGATATTGGAAGCATCTCTCTCACACTTCTCTTCTTCTCAATTATTGCCACTGGTTTTCTTGAAATGAGGTGGAGCAGTGTTGGGACCCAGGAGTGGTGGAGAAGCCAGCAGCTCTGGGTGATTGGAGGGCTTTCCTCACACTTGTTTGCAATTATTTATGGACCAATGAAGATTTTAATGGGGAAGAAAACTAATTTGACTGTGTTGACAGAAAAATCTGTTGAAAATGATCTCAGGGAGCTGTGCactttcagatggacttctctattGATATCCCCAACGACAATAATTCTCATTAATTTATGTGCTATGGTCTCTGGGATCTCTTCTGCTATTAATAGTGGATATGGGTCTTGGGGCCTACTGTTTGCCAAGCTGTTCCTCTCATCCTTGGTGATCATCCATTTGTACCCATTCTTGAAGGGCTTGGTTGTCCGCCAGCACCGAATGCCAACAGTTGTCATAGTTTGGTCACTTCTGCTTGCTGCAATATTCTCTTTGCTGTGGGTTCGCATGAATCCATTTGTTACAAGGTTTACCGGACCAAATTTTCAGGAATGTGGTATTTATTGCTGAGTTTGATCTCTCAGGACTGCCCACCATGTTTGAACAGTGACAACCATTTCAGTGTGTTCTTTAAATTCATCAGAACCGTTTGTTTTGGTATTCACTATTGTTGAGTTGAATGAAAATTCATTTCGTGGAAgtcgtttcttcttcttcttcttcttttttttgggtaaagggAGCATAATTTGAGTCAACTGCAGGTTTCAACAACTGTGTTGCGCTTATGTTTATGTGGATGCCATGTTTGGGCAAGCTGGGAGAGATTGGCTGGTAATTATGATGTCAAGGAATTTCATTCCATGAAAATTGTAAGTAATTTTGGCAGGAATGTGAACAAATCTGCGAAGTCAGCAGAGGAGTCAGTATTGATGCCCACAACCTATGGAATTTCCCAAAATAGATGGCCTAATGCTTGGGGAAACTTTCCTCGCATATATATTACAAAGATCCTTGATGCTTGAGTAaattcccccccccccccccccccctctcctcTCAGACTGAGACTTTGGCTTCTGCTTCTTGTATTGGCTTCTGCTTCCTTGATGCTTGCTTGTTTTCATTGCATTTTCTTGTCCTTTTGCATTCATGAGAATTTGTCTTCCTTTTCGTGGAATATAAGATCTTGGCCTATTCCTTGTATTATTGCTGTGGTTTGTTCTCTTTTCTTGCTCTCCCAATATCCAAGTCCTATTTTAACTTTTTTAATCAAATATGTACTTGCATAAGACAATAGTCTTTGCCATATCCCTTATTGCTTGAACAATGCATGTTGGGTTGGTAACCGAGTTTATGATGCATGGAGGCATTAACGGTAATTGATTCTCTGTTTTGCCTTCCTATGAAAACCTTTAACAGTGGCACCTAATTGATAAGCCTCCTGAGTGGGCTATGGTCTGAATTTACGTCTGAagttttttctcttgctttttctttttccaaGTTATACATCATTGATGTTACTAACGAGCGATCAAAGAGAAGGATGCAGACATCTAAACAAAGAACTTCTCAGATGTGATTCAGAGGCACTCAATATAGAGATATCAGCCCTACAAACTAGAAAGTAGATGAAGTTAAAAACTCCGTTTTGCCTGAAATGTAGTTGCATTTCTCAGGGGACCAGGTAGGCTTTTGTTGCAGAAACAAACTGACGATACAATATGAAATAAAGTATATAGAGACACAAGAAGAAGATTAAGATAAGCAGTTGTAGTCTAGGCGATTGAGTATGGGGTGAGAATTTGCCAGTGCTCATCTGTTATGTAGGTTTGAGCGTGGCCATTTGACCGAACACTCTGGTTACTTTCTCCTCATGCTTCTGTAAGCATTTCCAGTGCATCATGGCCTGCTCCTACGTTGCATCACATTTTTAATGCAATATAATGGATTGTGGGTCACCATGCAAAGATTGTAGAAGAGAAAAGCTGAACACCACGAGGTTAAACAATCCCATCAATGTTATCCGTATGCCAATATATACAAGTAATTTTCCATCAATAACCTACTGGGTCGATTGTTCGGTGCTTGCCACCTGCACTCTCCACATGTATGATAGATGTATTCTCTTCTTCCATCAATTAGCATTTACTTGGAACACTCTGGTCAAGATCATATGTGCAGCTTTCTACCCAACCGCAGGATCAAACTTacaatgaaaagaaaaaactgcAGGATCAAACTTGTACCCTTCTTGTGACTTCGTTAGAGCAGCTGTTTACAATATTTACTAAGCAGAAGACAGCACTAATAAATCAAGTCTCCAGAAGTATATACAATATCTGAACCAGCATTCCTAAGCTGGTTGGCATATCTCTCCACTTATGGGAGGTCcaggattttcttttttttttttttctttgagatgTGTATGCTTGAAGCTTGAAGCCTAGTGGTGGCATCCTTACtgtattgagagagagagagaaggtgcGGGGGAGTTCTGGATTTACATCTCCAAGCTTATATGGAACTCTATCTTGTCTGTTCGAGGCAATGCATAGACACAAAAGAACCACGAGAAGACCGTTGATTGCTTACAAGAGAGAATTGCAATATGTGAATTTGCGGAGGTAAAGAAAacaaggacagaagaaaagacaACACTGAAATAAGTTTGGTTCTGCTCCTAGCCCCACTGTGTCTTTTCCATTGTTCTAAGCTAAAGAGCTACTGAAGTTTTTGTCACATCGGGCCAATTAACACGTGAAAATTCTGTTCCACACCtgtaaaaaaaattaggagatgCCTTTTATTATTCAAGGCTTTGAAGTTGATAAAATACGCTCGGAGGCGTTTGATTGGAGAAAATGAAGGTctaaaatcagaatcggaatggatgacccccattccaatcatttggttgggaggagtcctatTCCGATTTCAATTCAGAGTGAAATGGGAATgattcaatctatatagaactcaatccttactctcctttatggattcaaatttttatttcaatttcgatttcaatttcgatcacgaaccaaatgcttcgagtgatttgaccattccgattccgatttcaagTCATTTCAATTTTTATTCTCATACTGATTTCGATTGCGAACTAAATATCTCCTTAAATCATCTTGATATCATTGTCCAAAACTGGAGTTTCTCAGCACGTAAGGCCTGAAGCTTGTATAATATTTTCCTCGGTGTCAGGATCCTTATGACTCAATCCTCCCATCCATCAAACtgtaattttgatttttaagtaTAATATTTTAGGATAAATTTGACTTCTACTTCATGCGTCAAATAGCTCTTGATTTTTGCCTTTTCTTTTTAACATTTTTATTCTCGGTCTTCATGCATTCACGAGAATTTGTCCTTATTTTCATCAAGACAATAGGAATAAACGGTCGTCACTTATTCCATGTATCATTGGATGTCTCTTCTTTCTCTCAATACTGTAAAACGGCATATTTCGTATAAAAAATGATTGTACCGGTTCAACTAAAATaaacatcaaataaaataaaaattataaaaaataaaaataaaaataaaaaaataaatttatttaaaaaaataaaaattaaaacttcACAAAGATTCCTCGTAAATGAGCCTCCACGTGCATAAATAAtttctcatctttcttttttttcaaataatttttcactGTCTTCTACATCATTCTTTACATGATTTTCCAACTGTTAAGGATATACTAAAGATCTCTTTAAACagagcaccatatggatggaagtTTGACTCCTATTTTaacttataaattaaatatttattcagatataaattttaataatttttaaaaataaataattaaataaattaatattaagaataaaattttaaagtgaTTAATgatcaattaaaaataaaattataattagattaggatgTGACAATAAATCTCAACATCCATCCATGTCCTATTTTTAGCATTCTTCTTTTCATTCCATCATTTCCGTATAGGACATGGTCACCGTCATGATCGTTACTGCTGTAGAAGGAATGCTTGTTTGGTTGGGAATTTAGTTTCTAATGTCTGGTGGTATCAACAGTGATTGTTTCTATCTTTTGCAGCGCGCCTCCTTAATAGGCTATAGCATGGATTCACCAGTGAAGTTTTCCGCACATCATTGGCTGACATCTGCCAAAGAACTACTCAAATGTGATGTagaaaaaatagactaaaaagagtatttGCTATTAAACGTTCTTGAGTCAGAGTAGTCGGATGTATGACTTCCTCGGAAAGAAGATAAACTTAAAACACTCGGGGTTGAGATTGTGGAGCCTGGTCTATCTTTTTGATCTTATAAATCTTATTTATGCGCTATAGTTGATAGTCGCAGATTCCACTGTGCGGTCAGCGGGCAGGGGTTCAAAGAGGGTAGTGCCCCCTTGCCGAGGGGGTCCAAGGGGTTAGAACCTTACCAGACAAGCAGTAGAGGATACACACTACTgatggttatgattttcttttcttgtctcaTTGAAATAGAAGGCAAATTCAGAAACACCTCTATCAGTTGTAAATAGATAATCACTGGGCATCTATGTATGAGAGCTGACGGTTGTGTTATGTAGAAAAGAAGGCGTGTGAGAGAGAGTTGCTGCTCTATCTTTTGTACTCTTGTAAACTCCCTAATTACATAGTGAAAATTTTCTATGTAATTTTGGATGTAGGAGCAAGAGACTCAGAACCACATAAATTTTTGTATTCTTGTGTGTGTGTAATTTGctgttctttccttctttttttcgcTATTTTTCACATTTTGCCGTGCATAGGCCGAGTCCAAGTTCCTAACAACCCGAGGCTACAGTATAGCTGCTGTTGTGGCAATTCCCTATTGCATCCATCGCTGGAGAAGaacacctgcaaaaaaagtcctcactgaccgaaATTGTGTCTGGTGaggatcctccaatgcttaagtcagcggAGAGTGGTGAATAGTagatgaaaattttgaaatgacAGAGTCTCGATCCAAAATTGTCTTACCAATATTGTTCAGTTATCTcccttttataaataatttaggtgtaatcgtcgagcacgtggtttcactttttatggcactaaattatcggGCGATAATCGCAGAATTATGGactgtttatgcccactaataaCCGTGACACATAGTCGATAACCGTTTATAAGGTTAGGTTCTGCACATTCCGGCTTTATGTGATCGTGggaagataagccgactatatgtcggtaatattaGTAGGTCGGTAGTCGTGGAGATCCAAATGAGCATCGGACGGTGATTCTGATATACCGATGGTTATCAATCAGATATTAACTGAGTCGTCGTGGTTGTCcattgttggttgataatagccgactATCGATCGGTTAACTGATTGTTAGTCAGAGTATTGTGTTTATAAGGTCGACgtagagtcggagtcgggggTCGGTTGAATGGTCCCAATAGTTATCCTCTACTCCCAAGTCCAAGGTAGTCTGATGTATATATCATCACATGGTCTATCATGTTGGATGATGGGAGCTGTCACGTGCCGTCTCAAGCCCCGACTCGACTGCTGATATTAATGAGTTTTTGGAATACGAGAGATCTTCGGCTATTTTGCTATTTCGATAGTTGTGAAATCATCATTGGGCTGTCGTTTTGGTAAGATAATTCGACGTCCAGGATATTTggacgatttgattctgactagtagatcttgACCACATGTCCAAATATCATTGGATCGGAGCTGTTCACACAGATAATGGTGAGATGGCATGATCTGGAGCAGATGTGTCGAACCGTCCGACCAATGGTCGGTTTAGATATTGCCATGTGtcacatctgaggagatccaaATTTGATCGATTTCATCCGAACCGttgaggggtcctatatatatgAAGTCGCTTTCATCCAGTCTTTACTTTACATTTGTCGTCACCCATTGTAACAGAAGGTTCTGCTGGACGCTGCCCCAGTACTAGGAGCTTCGAGTTCTGTTCTTCGCACCCTCTTTAGCTTCAGGTCAAgttttcttgtctttatccttgGATTCTTCTCCCTTTAGGctttttattttaggattttcttcttttctcaagTTTTTCATTTTTGATGGCCAGTAAAAAGGCTTTTCTTCTTGGGATAGTCGGTCGGAGAATTCAACCGATGACTCTCCTTCGGATATGGAAacaaaagcttcttccttatccAGATCCAATATTAAATGGCTCCAGAAATAGTACCGTATCGTAGAGCAGTATCAGCTTTTCATTCCTGGTTCAGACGGTCGGATAAATTCTCCTCCTCCAGATCAGGTCGTaatttatgtcgaggacctttggACTAATCTTCGATTCTTGATTttgaagttcgtctggaatcttcttgattattataGCCTCTATCCTGCTTAGTTGGCCTTGAATTCTATCCGACTGATCATCAGCTTCGTCCTGTCATGTCAGCTTATACCGACTGTTCCTTGTCCTTTTTTTTTCGATCTTTCTTTATCCTTCATCCTCATTCGAAGGCAATGATTGATAGTTTTTCAATCCGAGGAAAGGTCTTTCTTTTATCATGGTCTTCTATCgtctattcatggatggaagaatcaatttttttttttttttcttcttctccttggggctttcTTTCGTGCTGGGGTAATCCAAGGACTGGCcccaacgagaacagtcgggtagAGGCCAATGATCGAAAAGATTTTCTCCGACTGAAGGACATGACAGTTCCACCGCAGTGAGAGCTGATGACCtaacaagctctctacgatgtTGGGCTTAGTTCGGTCACTTCTTTAGGTATAACATAGTTGGTTACTTTGTCTTTCTTGTCTGTTTCTGAATTTTATACTGATTTCTTTATTTTGATTACAGCTATGCAGTCAAGAGCACGAGTGTCAACTGCTGATATCCACACCTACGTTGCTAAGAAGAAGGCAACAATTGAAGCTGGATCCAcccgaccatcaaagaagggtcGGGTCACTACTCCACTGCGAGAAAATTCGACATTCTGTGGAGACGATTCTCGAACCAGTCCTGATGTTGTCGGTCCTGACAATACTTCCTGAGGTGCCGTCTACTGAAGATGGGACGGCGGGAGAGAATGGAGCTGCAACAGTATCATCGATGGCTCCATCAGCAGAGATTCGGACTAGAGTGGGAGTCGCGGTCGAACTGAGTAGTCTGCTACTGCACCAGCCATTCCTCCAATGGAATGTTCTCGAGCGCAATAGAGCTCCAACTTTCCAGTATTCTCAAGCGTTGGACTGCCGATTGGAGATCGGGAGAAGGCCCAGCGACTTCAGCCGATGACGGGTCATTTGTAGGCCTTTGAACACTTTTTGACATTTGGATCTTTGAAGGTGAGTCTGTCTTGGCCAATCCGGCATTGGTCAGGTGGCTCATCGAAGCTACTCTTCTCTCGATTGATCAGGAGAGTAGGAAGAACCAGACTGTcgctgagatatttttttcttttacctGATGATACTCAGGATaagtttttcaatatttttttttatctgacttgaTTTATCTTCTACTTTTAGTGGGCGCATGATATGCACGATATAGAGAGCAGCTATCAAAAAATTTCCGACTTTTGTTGGTCGTAGATAGATAAGATGGCATCCATCACCGTCGAAAAAAATACTGCCGTCGAACAACTTCAGGTGGCAATTGAATGGGAGAAGGAACTTCTGGAATAGATCTCCCAAATGACGACTGACCTACAGTTTTCCagagctgaacttgagtcggctcatcaaaaCATCTTATCCCTTGAGTCGcggatcaagagcaagaagcacttCATCCATCGGCTCTGGCAAAAGAGGATGGGTGTATTGATGAACTTGAAGCCGAATGCGAAAGGTATTGGACCACCCTGGAAAGGCTGGTACTGGCCGATGCTGAGTCGGCCTCTACGTGAGCTGAAGCAGAGTCGACGAAGGAATCCCTGAGTCTGgccattgaaaattttaaaaattttgaagaattcaAAGAAGAAATTCTCGAAGGTGGATTTGCTTCATATTGCATTGGGTACGAGGATGGTGGAGATGCGTTGAAAAACTATATCCAGACttagacttgagcagcatcattctTCTTGGCTGGGAGATGAAGCTGTTGAAGAAGGGGCTGCATCGATCGAAGACAATGCACCGATTGCACCAGAAGCTGTTTCAATTGTCGATGCTGCACCAGAGCAAGAAGACAAAGATAATGATGATGATCGatatagtatttttatttttattttttataataaaaaatttgtaATCGAACTTTTATCCAATTTTGTAACTttctttcaatgaatgaaaaattttttcgaaGTACCAACTCTTTCCTCTTTTTTGTGTATCTAAAATGTCGTTGAATCATAGTTTGACTATTGAATATCAATCGATGAGTCGAACGTTTAGTAGTAATTGTAGAATTATTTGTTAGTCGAATATCaatagatattattttttagGTATTAGGATAAACGTGGtaaaccgaatatccttcgaccgaccgtagtTAAGTCAGTATGTCTAGTTATTTGATAAACGATGGCAAGCGAATATCCTTTAACTGACTGTAGTCAAGTCGGTATAGCTTCAATTCGATCTGGATCGTCTTGATATAGTATTTtgcttagttaaaactaagtcaCATAAATAATCATTCGACTAGAGTCAGCTTTTATAGTGAAAAGTCGAGATATAGTTGGTACTGAGATACAGTCGGTATatcaatttttacagtgaaaaccaAGATATAGTTGAtgtgtcaatttttatagtaaaaaattgaaatatagtcgATGAAAATTGACCGTCCATTTATTGCTCTAATATCACTTTGTAGTTGGTCGAAACTTTTGTGATTCTGAAATTTACTATTTTATTCTGAATACTATAcatatgaacaactttattgataatacatctttaagttGTCAGCATTCCACATTTGAGAAATAGCTATTTCCTCAAGAGTCTCTAGCCGATATACGTCCGATCTAAGTGTTACAGTTATTTTGTAGGATCCTTccaatttgaagataattttttttggtccATAGATTTTGAAACTTCTATTTTTCTTAGGACCAGATCTCCTGGATGAAAAACCTTCGACTTAACTTTTACATTATAGTACCGAGCTACTCTTTGCCAATATGCTGTCATCCGAATTTGAGCTTGTTATAGACTTTTAGAAGTAAGTCTAGATCGGCTTCTGATATTCTGAATTGCTCGGCTCATTGTATTGCTCCACCCTTACTGATGGTTGTCCAATCTCAAGTGGATCATCACTTCTGTTCCATAAGTCAGATTGAATGACGATTCTCTCATTGGTATACGAGGAGTTGTTTGGTATGCCCATAGGATCAGATATTGTTCTTCCATCCAGAGGTCTTTAActtcattcagtctgattttGAGTCCATGCAAGATTGTTCGGTTTGTCACTTCTATTTCATCGTTGGATTGTGAATGATCGACTGATATGAGTTTATGCATAATATAGAATTTCGTACAAATTTTTTGAAGTTCTGATTATCGAATTATTgaccattgtcagtgatgatagtATATGGTAGACCaaatctgcatatgattgatttctgaatgaagtcttctatcTTACTTTTAGTGATTTATACCAGAAGTTCAGCTTCCACCCATttgtgaagtaatcaatggcgaccactatgaattttctctgaTCAGATGCCGGAAGAAAAGGATCTAGtatgtttattttttattgtacgaagggccatggtgcaataattgatgtcaaCTGACTGACCGGTTGGTATTGTATATTTACATATTTCTGATATGGTTCATACTTTCGACAAATTCAGCTATATCTTTCTTCATAGTAGGCCAATAATATCTTGTTGTAAGACTTTGTAAACCAAAGATTTACCTCCCAAATGATTTCCACAAATCTCTTCGTGAACTTCTCTGAGTATATAGTCGGCATCTGTCGGTTtcaaacacttcagtaaggaaagagagaatgaCTTCTTATAAAGCTGGCTATTCATCAGAATATATTGTGAGGCCGTCCAtctgagtcgtttggcttctgaagGATTTGTTGGTAGAGTTTCATCAGTCAAGTATTGGATGATCGGGTCATCTAACTTGGCTCATCATTGATTTgtagcacttcttcgactttatcgATACTCACTGTTCCAGACATTCGACGAATGTCCGACCAAGTGAGTTGAATGAAGTAGTTGCGGGTCGAGAAAGTGCGTCGGCTCGAGCATTTTCTGTCCTTGGGatgtaaaaaatttcaaaatattttacgaTTGATAT
Above is a genomic segment from Elaeis guineensis isolate ETL-2024a chromosome 1, EG11, whole genome shotgun sequence containing:
- the LOC105035989 gene encoding probable cellulose synthase A catalytic subunit 8 [UDP-forming] isoform X4 yields the protein MSFNTAFWRERLQQWKLSQQTMSCTTRGHETLLKVNDFSPLLEVERDQLERDEELRQPLSRKVSIPSSKINPYRVVMIFQIVALAFFFRYRLVNPVHNAYGLWLTSIICESWFALSWILNQLPKWQPITRITYPERLCLRYNQPGKPCQLACIDVFVTTVDPLKEPPLVTSNTVLSILAVDYPAESVTCYVSDDGASLLTFEALTLTCQFARKWVPFCKKFNIEPRAPEFYFSQKVDYLKYNICPTFAKERRTMKRQYEEFKIEINFLVAKFQNVPCDGWIMRDGSPWPGNNTQNHPGMIQILLGHGGPLDNEGKELPQLVYVSREKHPGYYHNRMAGALNSLVRVSAILTNGMYILNLNCNHYVNNSKAFLEAMCFMMDPNIAKKACYVQFPQRFDGIDTSDQYASHNTIFYDINLKGLDGIQGPFYVGTGCFFNRKALYGYDPPLEPKCCRFSWGRPGKKDFADGCVYAPTIHLESNDLGIYNMEPSSREMENPSPLLSLKKYFGQSPTLIASIIVKDDRFSTSATREDLLKEAIHVISCDYEENTAWGREIGWMYGSLASDILTGLKMHARGWRSIYCMPFLPAFKAIMPISLSDRLNQLLQWAIGSVEILLSRHCPVWYAYGGKLRLFERIAYINATIYPITSIPLVIYCTLPAVCLITGKFIVPQIGDIGSISLTLLFFSIIATGFLEMRWSSVGTQEWWRSQQLWVIGGLSSHLFAIIYGPMKILMGKKTNLTVLTEKSVENDLRELCTFRWTSLLISPTTIILINLCAMVSGISSAINSGYGSWGLLFAKLFLSSLVIIHLYPFLKGLVVRQHRMPTVVIVWSLLLAAIFSLLWVRMNPFVTRFTGPNFQECGIYC